A genomic segment from Equus przewalskii isolate Varuska chromosome X, EquPr2, whole genome shotgun sequence encodes:
- the CXHXorf66 gene encoding uncharacterized protein CXorf66 homolog has translation MNLFIFVLLLSIWTNSCLNTNQSDGSSTTGAKHPESTETKMDNFRKHLLIITISVMIITYAFTCICFIYYYFTNDNAPKAGRVKKKGVAAESSRSSKLSFRESKTASPCSAEKQPMLPSTENLSGPSSLKKSSMLSSAEKPIRTSSPERSSMSSSAETLIRPSSRRKSSKSSSTGHIFRPPPLKKSCRTCHPEKSHKLAHAHKLVSQVGSSYPNKAVRPPFPASLQCTVRPAKPPCLSHPQNEILPPKPFGLQKVTKCPRYPNLKRSGSTGRADILSRPQLVKPFQWYKEKRLVCGTFSEPLVNDISEAKEKIAQNTPFPREVKPFSKSFHKVDSRDNAFCDSVSDSDRMTDDRDDSEREITIICNIAQ, from the exons atgaatctttttatttttgtcttactgTTGTCCATTTGGACAAATAGTTGTTTAAATACAAACCAAAGTGATGGATCTTCTACGACAG GAGCTAAGCACCCTGAATCAACGGAGACCAAAATGGACAACTTTAGGAAACATCTACTCATTATCACAATTAGTGTTATGATCATAACTTATGCCTTTACCTGTATTTGTTTTATCTATTACTATTTTACGAACGACAATGCCCCTAAAGCAGGAAG GGTCAAGAAAAAAGGTGTAGCAGCCGAGTCATCTAGGTCATCCAAATTATCATTCCGTGAATCCAAGACAGCCAGTCCATGCAGCGCAGAAAAACAACCCATGCTACCCAGTACAGAAAACTTATCTGGGCCCTCAAGTCTAAAAAAGTCATCCATGCTATCCAGTGCAGAAAAGCCAATCAGGACCTCGAGTCCAGAAAGGTCATCCATGTCATCTAGTGCAGAAACGTTAATCAGGCCATCAAGTCGACGAAAGTCATCTAAGTCATCAAGTACAGGACACATATTCAGGCCACCTCCCCTGAAAAAGTCATGTAGAACATGCCATCCAGAAAAGTCACATAAGCTAGCTCACGCCCATAAGCTAGTCAGTCAAGTCGGTTCATCCTATCCAAATAAGGCAGTCAGGCCACCTTTTCCAGCCAGTCTACAATGCACAGTCAGGCCAGCCAAGCCACCTTGTCTAtcccatccacaaaatgaaatcttgccacccAAGCCATTTGGTTTACAGAAAGTGACCAAGTGTCCCAGATATCCTAATCTAAAAAGGTCAGGTAGTACAGGTAGAGCAGACATATTATCTAGGCCTCAACTAGTCAAGCCTTTTCAATGGTATAAGGAAAAACGCCTTGTTTGTGGAACTTTTTCTGAGCCTTTGGTCAATGATATTTCTGAGGCAAAGGAGAAAATTGCTCAAAATACACCTTTTCCAAGAGAAGTGAAGCCTTTTTCCAAGTCCTTTCATAAGGTAGATTCCAGAGACAATGCATTCTGTGACAGTGTGAGTGACAGTGATAGGATGACGGATGACAGAGATGACAGTGAGAGGGAGATAACCATTATTTGCAACATAGCACAATGA